gtgctaaggcctcggcgaaaacgcaCTACACCACGACACACTTTGGTCCACACATAGAAATGTGGGCAAAAGGTACTTGTGCAGACAAAAAAACTGTGGGCGAAAGTTTTCCCGACAGAATTATTACCGTTGCGGTAGAAGCTGTGGGCTTAGCCTTTGCCGACAGTTAGAACTTTTGCCGACAGCTAGTATGTGGGCAAAACAGGGACCTACACCGACAGTTTCTACCTTTCCCGACAGTTAGGTTTTCCCAACAGTAGAACTTTCACCGACACATGATATGTTGGTTAACCACATTTTCTACAGTAAGTAGAACCATCAGGGCACATgcacatatatatgtatatatccaCCACAATCACATTTTCTGCATTAAATAGTACCGGGGTACACCTTCCATCATCTTTTAAATCACAATTCCACCGTATACGCAATCACAACCCAAATAGACATTTCAACTTGCAAAAACTGAGCAATTTACACAGCACAAACATATCCATTAATATGCATGGTTCCATAGACAATTAACTCAGGATCCACCAGGTGGCATCAGCATAGATAGATGTCAAATACAGTACCAAAATACATGTCCAATATCAAACTGTTAGGTCATAAGTTCCAGCCTATTATATGGTGCCATATGCATATGACCCACTGGGAGAGAATATACAAGCTTCTCTCtaataaaaaaaaaatctaaccACACAATCACACAAAATATATTCTTGTTGCACAAAAGGTCACTCCAAAGCTTGTAACATGCCTTACTGCCAAAAGATTACTACGTACTCCACCAGCTAGTTGCCTGTTCACCTATCATGATAAGAAAGAATAATGAGCACACAATGCAAGCAAGAGAACATTAATCTGTATATATTGTTGCACTAGTGATACAACAGCAAGAAACATGGACATCATTTATAGAAGTGTCAAATTTAGTCATTGGATTCATAATTTTAAATCCAGCTAATACTAATACCAATGCAAGAATGTATTACCTGTGATTGCATGGGCAATTAGTACTTAAGTACCTGTCAAAGAAATGAATTGAAAGTTAAGCAAAGTAAATAATATAAAACATATATAAGTGGAGATGTCAATATAGTTTGGACTGCTAAGGTTGCAATCGTACCAGGACCTGGACCTTTTGACAGCTTTGAAGACTTCATGTCCTCCTTGATCTGTAACAAGTAAAGTTGTTGAGCAAGACTAGAACTTTCTTAGAATTATATATGTAAGCTAAAATATTACTCTGTCATGTGGCCAAGCAATGGATCTCCCACGAGCATCTCCAACAGACTTTAAGGCTCCATAAGGGCGAGGTAGTATAGCTTCTCTCATGAAAACATGATTGACAACTACCTCACAGTATTGAACGCCAAGAGGAGTGCCCCCCACTATAGATGATGGGTTTGTTGTTTGCATAGTTCCCTTAGCCACAGGGAGATTATAGGGCCTCACAACATTATACAAGATCACATCTCTTCCACCCTAAAGCATTAAAAAGACAACACAATATATCAGGTATGTTATGGGCATAAGGTAAACAATAAATTGTAGATTTAGCAATTACCTCTTCATGATGTGGTTCCTCTGGAAAAAAAACAGAGTGCCTAGTCATGAGCAAGTTTTCATCATCACTCAAGTGCATGTTATCTATTTCATCCTCAGCACGTGATCCCATATCATCATGATGGTTCTCTAGTTGTTCCCCAATAGTAGGTCGATTCTGCATGTTGCAATAAAGAATGCAACTATGGACCAATTACTGCATTAAAAACAAAGGTATATATAATACAAAAGAATGACCAGTTACCACATGAGCGGAACTGTTTGATCCATTTGGAGTGCTAGAAGGATTTATTTGCTGCTGAAGTAACTTTTCTAGCAGCTGTTGCATATTGTCCAAACAGCTTTCTAAAGCTTCCACTTTCTTATCAGATTGTCGACGAGCTTCGATTTCCATTTGAAGCCTGGTTGATGTGCATTTTTTGGCCCCAGGCATCTCCAATTCAGCAGGTGTTGGTCCTAAGCCAACAACACGAACATATCCATTCTTCTCTGGCCCACAAACATGGAAATAGGCATCACCTTCCCCTATACTCTTCTCTACTAGTTCAGGATGATCTCTGACTGCATCTTTCAGTGCATTCTACAAAAAATAAAGATATTAGCATACAATTGTTGTTTCAGCTCCAAGTGAAATGCACTTACATATCTCCATGACTTACAATTGTTGTTTCGGCTCCCTTGTGAGGTACTCCATTTTTATGTGTGTGTGTTTTAATAAACAATTCATCTCTACGTGCTGGACGTCCTAGCTCTTCACACTGTATGACAAAACATACAATTCATTCAATTATCATATTGCAGCTAAGAAATCTGAATAACGGATACAAAATTACAAGAATAGTGCATACCATTTCAAACCCAACACGTGCATGGCTCTTGCTTCCAGATGTATGGTTTTGAGTCTTCTTTGACCGATTTGCTTTCCCTCTCATTGAACGAACCTATCATCAAGTGTCATTTATAGTACTCATGATTCATATATAATAACTCTAGAAGTAGAGAATTATAGCTTACAGCTCCATCTGGAGACATCCAATGATCAATTAACCACTTCCAATCCTCCTCATGCACTCTTTCGTCTCGCAATTCAAGCAGTTCTTCGTATTCCATAGCATCATGAAAGACCTTCCTCAACTCTGCTTTGAACTCCCTCCATTTTGTAGCTGCTGTTTTCATAAACCAGTTGAAGGACCCATTGTCTATATCCCAATAGAGCTGCACAGAACATATAAGCATATAGGGTAATAACAAATCACAAGCTGAAAATGTTCATAAATCATTTTCATCCAATATCACTACCTGAGCATCTGTCCACAGCTTATATTTTTTTTGTGGGCAAACCTTCCTCCAATCATCATGTGCCATCGGAAAGCCCTTTGTTCTCACAAGTGCACCAATAAAGTTAGCAAATTCAGTGCTTGAAGGTCCACAAGGCTGGCCACAGTCATTTATCTCTAGTTTGAGTTTTGGTTTATTTTGTCTTGCAAATATGTCAGCCTTTGTAGTTGGCCCTCTAACTTTTTTCTTCTCTTGTTCTCTTAACTCTACATCAAAACAATGGACCTAATAAGACCAACAAAATACAACAATCTGTTTATATAGATCAGCTAACAAGCATACCTTCATTCCTTGGCTGTAGATGAGCACTTGCTCCACTACTCCCATTCTCTGGCTGTAGATCACCACTTGGGCCATTCCTTGCCTGTAGATGAGCACTAGGTGCACCACTCCCATTCCCTGGTTGTACATTAGCCCGTGCAGCACTCAATCTCGAGCTTGTTCGTAAGTTGTGCTGAATTGTAGCATTAGTTGTCGTCCTCTTTTCTTGATGCCTCACAGCTTCCACCTTTCTCTTTTTTCCTGTCATAAGTGATGAGGAAACTTCCTGTCCAAGCTCTTGAAGCTGCAAAGCTTTGAGCTTCATGTTATTGGCTAGGACATTTGCATTTCTTTGTGCTTCATATTCGCAAACTGGAACATCCTTTCTTTTTTCTCCTGCAGTCACCATCTTTCCTCCTGAAAATATATACTAATAATTCAGTAATTGAACAGTGTAGAGGTGTAAGTACTAAGtataggagaaaagaaaagtactAGAACATGTAGAATTTGTTAATGCACCACGAAATTGTTACAACACACAATTGTGACTTACTTCCTCTTTTTCTCAGCAACAATAGTCCCATCAATGTCTGTCCTGACATGAACCATATCTTGAAGAAAATTCTTTAGGTCATACACTTTTGTATGCAGATCAAGAATTGGGCTATGGAACTTATTTTGATGATTTGCTTGTTCACTATCGCTTGCTGTCATGTCATAAATTTCTCGTGGTTTTGACCGACCCACTGCACTCCATTCTCTATCAACATGATCTTGAACATAGTAAACTTGTGTGGCTTGCGATGCTAAAATAAAAGGCTCATCTAATAGTCTTTCTCCTCCATTATATAAGTGATTGAAATTAACAATTGTGACCCCAAATTGATCAGTTTTCACCCATTTATCTTGAATGCGGTTGTCAACCCAATCACATTTGAAGAGCACAATATTTCCCTTATTGCGATAGTTTAGCTCAATGATTTCTTTGATCCTACCATAATATGTCTTGTTATGCACTACCGGGTCCGTGTTTCCATTTTCAAAGCAAGAGGTTTGGGCAACTAGAGCTACTCCACTATGCACCGAAGTACTTTCATAGGAACCCTATGCACACGTTTTCCATTAGGACTTCTCTTTTCTGATTTCCACCTTGATGTCTTGCACTTTGGACACACATTAGCCTTTTCATGTTCTTTCCAAAATAGTATGCAATCATTATCGCAAGCATGAATATTTGTGTAACCAAGACCAAGGCATTTTACCATATTTTTAGCTGCATTGAAATTTTTTGGAAGTGATGACCCTTCTGGCAAAACATCCTTAAGTAACTGTAGTAGCATGTCGAAACTTTTATCACTCCACCCCCCAAGAAATTTTATATGCAGCAATCTAATCATGAACCGAAGCTTCAAAAAGTTTCTACAGCCAGGGTACAGTTCTTTGCCAGCATCTTCTACCAATCTGTGGAAGGATTCCATATCCTTATCATGTTCTTCTTCATTACCTTCTAAGTCACCCATGTCATCTAAACCACCAGCTAAGTCTCTAAGTAAATCAGAaatgtcatcttcttcattggaCTTCTGCACTTCTACTCTATCAGGTTGTTGGGTATTTGCAAAAAAGCTGGAGCTTGGTTCTCCATGATACAACCAGGTTATGTACCCCTCCGAAAACCCCTCACAAATCAAATGCTCACGTACTACATCGCTAGCTCTCCAACAACTGTTTTTACATACCTTACAGGGGCACAATATTGTGTTTCCTTTAGCTGACTTGCTAAAAGCATACTCTAAAAAACTGTCAACACCTTTTATATATTCATCAGTTTGCCTTGGTAAATCCATCCAATTTTTATCCATGACGCTCTTGCTAGAAGCTGAGTAAAAATCTCAACTATATGAACAAATCCACCTAGATAGCAACTCCAAACCTCAGATATATCTCATTTTGCCACATTCAAACGTCTATAGCACATATATTACTTCTGAACGAAAATTCATCTCACACAATGAGAAAGTCTAGAAGAAAAGGAACATACCAATCACTGTTCAATAAAAATGAGAAAGTTGCTCCTTCAGTCCTTGGTCCAGTCCTCTCTGAATTTTGCCCCTGAAACCAAACGTAAATAAGACTATGATTAGATGAGAAAAGATAAGAAAGAACTGATAGCACTCTCACTAAATCTTTGGTTTCACAGTACCCTTCACCAAAAAAAAGTATATCTTAAATCAATAGGATTCCAGCAAAATAATAAGTGGAAGGTTCTGGATATATAACAATTTAAAACTGCAGCCATATATATAACAATTTAAAACTGCAGACAATATAATGCAGCACACAATTTAATCTACCACATAATATATTAAAACTGGAGCAGTTAAAAGCATTAGACACAAAGTAAAAAAAATAGTGAAACACATCTAGCAGAGCAGCTCTGTTTAGAAGACACAAAGAAACACATCTAGCAGTGTGCATCATAAGCAGCCTGGTCACACATGTTCGATTAGTAGACCTTGAAATCCAACAGCTAGCGGAGCTAATTCCATAAGCAGCCTGGCAGGCAGCAGAGGTACTAATTCCATCTCATGCGCAAGAACAAATGAACCAAATCCAACAGCTAGCTAGCAGAACCAAATCCAATCAATTTCTATGGAAGAACAGAATCAAGACAGCTAGCTAGCAGCCTAGGGTTGAGGCTGCAGTGCCTGCCCGCGtgcagaagctgcaggaggCTGCCGTGGGTGTCTTTGCGCCGAGATGAACGAGGGGGCAGGGGCAGTGGGGATTCACAGCTGCGGTGAGGGAGAAGGAGGTGGGGATTTGGGGATACGGTGAGGGAGAAGGAGGTGGGGATTCGGGGATTGAAAGTTTTGTTGTGTGCGCGGtacttttttccttttcccgcGCAGCTGAAAAAATGGGCGCCAATGATGTTTTTCGCCAGCTTGGACACCCCTACGCCGACACATAAACAGTAGGTGATTCGGCCTACGCCAACAGTTGAGCTGTCAACATTTTTTTCCCGACACATTATCTGCCGTCGTAGAAATGCCGACACATAAGGTGTTACTTAATACTTCCATTGCCGATAGATAATGTGAGGGTACAAGGTCTCACTATTACCCACAGATTATATGTTGCCAATAATAACCTTTTGCCCACACATCACTGTAGCCAATAGTGTACCATGGTGTAGTGacggtcttgcttcttggtatcattatctgcatgataccctgcatactggcacagatgattgaaattctgtgcgtattgcagaactgtattggcaccttgggtaagagccaggaactc
Above is a genomic segment from Panicum hallii strain FIL2 chromosome 8, PHallii_v3.1, whole genome shotgun sequence containing:
- the LOC112903295 gene encoding uncharacterized protein LOC112903295 isoform X1, which produces MSGQTLMGLLLLRKRGRGKMVTAGEKRKDVPVCEYEAQRNANVLANNMKLKALQLQELGQEVSSSLMTGKKRKVEAVRHQEKRTTTNATIQHNLRTSSRLSAARANVQPGNGSGAPSAHLQARNGPSGDLQPENGSSGASAHLQPRNEELREQEKKKVRGPTTKADIFARQNKPKLKLEINDCGQPCGPSSTEFANFIGALVRTKGFPMAHDDWRKVCPQKKYKLWTDAQLYWDIDNGSFNWFMKTAATKWREFKAELRKVFHDAMEYEELLELRDERVHEEDWKWLIDHWMSPDGAVRSMRGKANRSKKTQNHTSGSKSHARVGFEMCEELGRPARRDELFIKTHTHKNGVPHKGAETTINALKDAVRDHPELVEKSIGEGDAYFHVCGPEKNGYVRVVGLGPTPAELEMPGAKKCTSTRLQMEIEARRQSDKKVEALESCLDNMQQLLEKLLQQQINPSSTPNGSNSSAHVNRPTIGEQLENHHDDMGSRAEDEIDNMHLSDDENLLMTRHSVFFPEEPHHEEGGRDVILYNVVRPYNLPVAKGTMQTTNPSSIVGGTPLGVQYCEVVVNHVFMREAILPRPYGALKSVGDARGRSIAWPHDRIKEDMKSSKLSKGPGPGT
- the LOC112903295 gene encoding uncharacterized protein LOC112903295 isoform X2, producing MVTAGEKRKDVPVCEYEAQRNANVLANNMKLKALQLQELGQEVSSSLMTGKKRKVEAVRHQEKRTTTNATIQHNLRTSSRLSAARANVQPGNGSGAPSAHLQARNGPSGDLQPENGSSGASAHLQPRNEELREQEKKKVRGPTTKADIFARQNKPKLKLEINDCGQPCGPSSTEFANFIGALVRTKGFPMAHDDWRKVCPQKKYKLWTDAQLYWDIDNGSFNWFMKTAATKWREFKAELRKVFHDAMEYEELLELRDERVHEEDWKWLIDHWMSPDGAVRSMRGKANRSKKTQNHTSGSKSHARVGFEMCEELGRPARRDELFIKTHTHKNGVPHKGAETTINALKDAVRDHPELVEKSIGEGDAYFHVCGPEKNGYVRVVGLGPTPAELEMPGAKKCTSTRLQMEIEARRQSDKKVEALESCLDNMQQLLEKLLQQQINPSSTPNGSNSSAHVNRPTIGEQLENHHDDMGSRAEDEIDNMHLSDDENLLMTRHSVFFPEEPHHEEGGRDVILYNVVRPYNLPVAKGTMQTTNPSSIVGGTPLGVQYCEVVVNHVFMREAILPRPYGALKSVGDARGRSIAWPHDRIKEDMKSSKLSKGPGPGT